Proteins from one Planctomycetota bacterium genomic window:
- a CDS encoding prepilin-type N-terminal cleavage/methylation domain-containing protein translates to MKRFLKQNERRGFTLVELLVVIGIIALLISILLPTLSRARDSANTVKCSSNLRQIGIGIQFYVNDNQLYIVPVEQLDVPLDSGTDTINLHWAATLVQTGAMLTDTASGGASGAANDLTEIENIFRCPEGADQNRETLGNPEPDSHESGLGDLYWLRSTTDGRQVPTWYGANGSRGRTNGDFRGMWPMGHERFRIPGADANLGVVEMHKITRVSEPTKMALIYDGVLYHDRNARRITTRHRDRTVCNVLLADGHVEGFSDPQGNETTPDGDLPEQAEFALDRADYLTQNYPRLYWNLKQRD, encoded by the coding sequence ATGAAACGTTTCTTGAAGCAGAACGAGCGACGCGGCTTCACGCTTGTCGAGTTGCTGGTCGTCATCGGCATCATCGCCCTGCTCATCAGCATCCTTCTGCCGACCCTGTCGCGAGCGCGCGACTCCGCCAACACCGTCAAGTGCTCGAGCAACCTTCGCCAGATCGGCATCGGAATTCAGTTCTACGTCAACGACAATCAGCTTTACATCGTCCCTGTCGAGCAGCTCGACGTGCCGCTCGATTCCGGCACCGACACGATCAACCTCCACTGGGCGGCGACGCTCGTGCAGACCGGGGCGATGCTCACCGACACGGCCTCCGGCGGAGCGTCGGGGGCGGCGAACGACCTGACTGAAATCGAGAACATCTTCCGCTGCCCGGAAGGTGCCGACCAGAACCGTGAGACGCTCGGCAACCCCGAGCCAGACAGTCACGAGTCAGGACTTGGCGATCTCTACTGGCTTCGGTCCACAACCGACGGGCGGCAGGTGCCGACGTGGTACGGCGCTAACGGCAGCCGGGGCAGGACGAACGGAGACTTCCGCGGCATGTGGCCGATGGGTCACGAGCGGTTTCGCATCCCGGGCGCCGATGCCAATCTCGGCGTCGTCGAAATGCACAAGATCACGCGTGTTTCTGAGCCAACGAAGATGGCTCTGATCTATGACGGTGTCCTGTACCACGACCGCAACGCCCGCCGCATCACGACGCGTCACAGAGACCGCACCGTCTGCAACGTGCTGCTCGCCGACGGGCACGTCGAGGGCTTCAGCGACCCACAGGGCAACGAGACGACACCCGACGGCGACCTGCCCGAGCAGGCAGAGTTCGCGCTCGATCGTGCCGACTACCTGACGCAGAACTACCCGCGTCTCTACTGGAACTTGAAGCAACGCGACTGA